DNA from Bradyrhizobium diazoefficiens USDA 110:
GCCGCACGCAGGAGTTGGCACCGGGATTGCGTTGGAGTAGAAGCGCCCCACATCAGGACCGGGGCTAAGTCCCCCTCCTGCTTCACCTTCTTGACGCCGGCCCGGCGTGGTTTCTCTCCAAGCTGGCCAATTCGGAACCTGACGGTTTAATTCACCTCGGAAACCCTCCATGCCGATTACCGATCTGGTCGCACCCGAGGCGATTCTCCCGGCATTGAAGGTCAACAGCAAGAAGCAGGCCTTGCAGGAGCTCGCTGCCAAGGCTGCCGAGCTGACCGGACAGAACGAGCGCGCCGTGTTCGAGGTGCTGCTGCAGCGGGAAAAGCTCGGCACCACCGCGGTCGGCTATGGCGTCGCGATTCCCCACGGCAAGCTGCCCAAGCTGGAAAAGATCTTCGGCCTGTTCGCGCGCCTCGATCGCCCGATCGATTTCGAATCGATGGACGGCCAGCCGGTCGATCTCGTCTTCCTGCTGCTCGCCCCCGAAGGGGCCGGCGCCGATCATCTCAAGGCGCTCGCCCGCATCGCCCGCCTGTTGCGCGACCAGGACATCGCCAAGAAGCTGCGCGCCT
Protein-coding regions in this window:
- the ptsN gene encoding PTS IIA-like nitrogen regulatory protein PtsN; protein product: MPITDLVAPEAILPALKVNSKKQALQELAAKAAELTGQNERAVFEVLLQREKLGTTAVGYGVAIPHGKLPKLEKIFGLFARLDRPIDFESMDGQPVDLVFLLLAPEGAGADHLKALARIARLLRDQDIAKKLRASRDAQAIYSVLALPPATAA